Proteins encoded by one window of Homoserinimonas aerilata:
- a CDS encoding P-loop NTPase fold protein, which produces MAETTLRSLAPDYRDTQHASYVRHLTEALEDSRNRNIALTGRYGAGKSSVLDRFVADQNKLDKNVLRISISTLGPDNDEDLTNRIQKELVKQLLYRAKPGEIRRSRFARPKPLTWWRALLESAGATAAIVGLLWLFGLWPVQEVLGVSDPTLVAAMLFTVTFVLLVLGVVWSVRWLLGDRLVSKVSTAGLSIQLEKKADSYFDAYLDEIVAFFETTNPDIVVFEDLDRFDDARIFDSLRELNTLLNASAHWSKRKDRPLRFIYAIKDSIFEKIGKPQAEKDRAGESGTPGEGALAAELARPADAQQNSQWYRTSDIAAAETERANRTKFFEIVVPIVPFLSHNNSRDLLSDCLEEGTAARIGDI; this is translated from the coding sequence TTGGCGGAGACAACTTTGCGCTCACTCGCGCCCGACTACAGAGATACCCAACATGCCTCATACGTGCGTCATCTCACCGAAGCGCTGGAGGACTCTCGGAACAGGAACATCGCACTCACAGGGCGGTATGGTGCCGGAAAATCGAGTGTCCTAGACCGCTTTGTTGCTGATCAAAACAAGCTTGACAAAAATGTCCTGCGCATCAGCATCAGCACGCTCGGTCCCGACAACGACGAGGACCTCACTAACCGGATCCAGAAGGAACTGGTCAAGCAGCTTCTCTACCGAGCTAAGCCTGGCGAGATCAGACGTTCGCGCTTTGCCCGCCCCAAGCCGCTGACATGGTGGCGGGCGCTGCTCGAGTCTGCAGGCGCTACCGCGGCGATTGTGGGGCTTCTCTGGCTCTTCGGGTTGTGGCCAGTACAGGAGGTCCTCGGTGTTTCTGACCCGACGCTAGTGGCCGCGATGTTGTTTACGGTGACGTTCGTGCTGCTGGTGCTCGGTGTCGTTTGGTCGGTGCGGTGGCTTCTGGGGGATCGCCTCGTCTCTAAAGTCTCGACAGCGGGCCTGTCGATCCAGCTCGAGAAGAAGGCGGACTCGTATTTCGACGCGTACTTGGATGAGATTGTGGCGTTCTTCGAGACAACGAATCCGGACATCGTTGTCTTCGAGGATCTGGACCGATTCGATGACGCGCGGATTTTCGACTCATTGCGAGAGCTCAACACCCTACTCAACGCGTCGGCACACTGGTCGAAGCGCAAGGATCGCCCTCTCCGCTTCATCTACGCGATCAAGGACAGCATCTTCGAGAAGATTGGCAAGCCACAGGCAGAGAAGGATCGCGCGGGCGAGTCGGGCACGCCCGGCGAAGGTGCACTCGCCGCTGAGCTCGCCAGACCCGCAGACGCACAGCAGAACTCCCAGTGGTACCGCACCTCCGACATCGCCGCTGCGGAAACCGAGCGCGCCAACAGGACCAAGTTCTTCGAGATAGTCGTGCCCATCGTGCCATTCCTTTCTCACAACAACTCACGGGACCTGCTTAGCGATTGTTTGGAGGAGGGGACTGCTGCACGAATAGGTGACATCTGA
- a CDS encoding IS3 family transposase (programmed frameshift) translates to MPKPYPREFRDDVVRVARGREPGVTIKQVAKDFGVHAVTLHKWLQRAAVDDGVKPGESRGEAAELREARQRIRLLEQENEVLRRAAAYLSQANLPKRFYPLVTELAAAGIPVTVTCRVLKLARQPYYRWLADPITTSEVVQAYRANALFDAHKDDPEFGHRLLADEARDAGESMADRTAWRITAANGWWSVFGKKRGKNGKKPGPAVHDDLCTVTDESGRVRHEFTAEGPNQLWLTDITEHKTAEGKLYLCAIKDVFGNKIVGYSIDSRMKSSLAVRALENAVQMRGDVAGCVVHSDRGSQFRSRKFLRALSRNRLVGSMGRVASCGDNAAMESFFALLQKNVLDHRSWTTREQLRIAIVTWIERTYHRRRRQAALGRLTPVEFETIMNTTVALVA, encoded by the exons ATGCCTAAGCCCTATCCGCGAGAGTTCCGTGATGACGTCGTGCGCGTCGCGCGGGGCCGTGAGCCTGGTGTGACGATCAAGCAGGTCGCGAAAGATTTCGGTGTCCATGCGGTGACGTTGCATAAGTGGTTGCAGCGCGCGGCGGTCGACGACGGGGTCAAGCCCGGCGAAAGCCGTGGTGAGGCCGCGGAGTTGCGGGAAGCGCGTCAGAGGATTCGTCTGCTCGAGCAAGAGAATGAGGTGCTCCGCCGTGCGGCGGCGTATCTGTCGCAGGCGAATCTGCCG AAAAGGTTCTACCCGCTCGTGACAGAGCTCGCCGCTGCGGGGATCCCCGTGACGGTGACGTGTCGGGTATTGAAGCTTGCTCGCCAGCCTTACTACCGGTGGCTGGCTGACCCCATCACGACCAGCGAGGTAGTGCAGGCATATCGTGCGAACGCGTTGTTCGACGCGCACAAGGACGACCCCGAGTTCGGTCACCGGTTGCTCGCAGACGAGGCCCGCGACGCCGGGGAATCAATGGCGGACCGGACCGCGTGGCGCATCACGGCCGCGAACGGCTGGTGGAGTGTGTTCGGGAAGAAACGGGGCAAGAACGGCAAGAAACCCGGCCCTGCCGTTCACGACGACCTCTGCACGGTCACCGATGAGAGCGGGCGGGTCCGGCACGAGTTCACCGCCGAGGGTCCGAACCAGCTCTGGCTGACCGACATCACCGAACACAAGACCGCAGAGGGCAAGCTCTACCTCTGCGCGATTAAAGACGTGTTCGGGAACAAGATCGTCGGGTACTCGATCGACTCGCGGATGAAGTCGAGTCTCGCTGTCCGCGCGCTGGAGAACGCCGTCCAGATGCGCGGTGACGTCGCCGGGTGCGTGGTCCACTCCGACCGCGGATCGCAATTTCGAAGCCGAAAATTCCTGCGTGCTCTATCCCGCAACCGCCTGGTCGGATCAATGGGCCGGGTTGCATCATGCGGAGACAACGCCGCGATGGAATCGTTCTTTGCGCTGCTGCAAAAGAACGTCCTCGACCATCGCTCCTGGACAACCCGCGAGCAGCTGCGCATCGCGATCGTGACCTGGATCGAACGCACCTATCACCGACGCCGACGGCAAGCCGCTCTGGGGCGTTTGACGCCCGTCGAATTCGAGACCATCATGAACACGACCGTCGCACTGGTGGCGTGA